From a region of the Seleniivibrio woodruffii genome:
- a CDS encoding RrF2 family transcriptional regulator, which translates to MDSFILREEDYAIRIIVFLATVGRQVKTDEICKSLYLSRPIVVKIINKLKSGGFIVTKTGKDGGLTISESTPEASMFDILSCMGFTGKVNACTSDHAACQLLPICKINRLFGDIQREIEERLKRAKIKEFLFNGNELFTKSKSMQEV; encoded by the coding sequence TTGGATTCGTTTATACTGCGTGAAGAAGACTACGCCATACGCATAATTGTGTTCCTGGCGACCGTTGGCAGACAGGTTAAAACAGACGAGATCTGCAAATCCCTTTATCTCTCCCGCCCTATCGTTGTCAAAATAATCAACAAACTTAAATCCGGCGGCTTCATAGTCACCAAAACAGGCAAAGACGGCGGCCTCACCATCAGCGAATCCACACCCGAGGCGAGCATGTTCGACATTCTGTCCTGCATGGGGTTCACAGGAAAAGTGAACGCCTGCACATCAGATCACGCCGCCTGCCAGCTTCTGCCCATCTGCAAAATCAACAGACTTTTCGGCGACATTCAGCGAGAAATCGAGGAACGGCTGAAAAGGGCTAAGATAAAAGAGTTCCTTTTTAACGGTAACGAACTTTTTACAAAATCCAAATCAATGCAGGAGGTCTGA
- a CDS encoding cbb3-type cytochrome c oxidase subunit I has product MNQEFHYDYKTVQGFVLSAIFWGVIGLVMGLLISAQLWNADLNFGEYFSYGRLRTLHVNVLAYGLGIGAEFGIFYYLVMRLTKKPLVLPKLARFHLWLFNVGMVLATLSLFAGMNQSLEYAEFEWPIDIAIVILWVLFAINVLGNVFTRKEKNMYVSLWYIIATIITVAILYIVNNLAIPATLTKSYHLFAGVNSANVEWWYGHNAVGFLFTTPILAMFYYFLPKSTGLPIYSHRLSIISFWSLIFAYLWTGAHHLVYTPLPDWIQTLGIAFTLFLIAPSWGSVVNGYFTVDRDWSKMRTQYLTKFFIVGITFYGLQTIQGPSQGIRVISSLIHYTDWVPGHVHMGTMGWVTMVICASVYYMIPAMYKTEIYSEKLANIHFWIVLVGQLMFSITMWITGIQQGAMWKMTAADGSLQYTFMETLVRNYPYWQMRTVAGVIFVVGMLFFVYNVLMTIKKGNDLAKQAA; this is encoded by the coding sequence ATGAACCAAGAGTTTCATTATGACTACAAGACTGTGCAGGGATTCGTTCTCTCTGCCATCTTCTGGGGTGTTATTGGTCTTGTGATGGGTCTTCTGATTTCTGCCCAGCTTTGGAATGCTGACCTTAATTTTGGTGAGTATTTCTCATACGGCAGACTCAGAACCCTTCACGTCAATGTTCTGGCATACGGTCTGGGCATCGGTGCGGAATTCGGTATTTTCTACTATCTCGTTATGAGACTGACGAAAAAACCGCTTGTTCTGCCCAAACTGGCACGTTTCCATCTCTGGCTCTTCAACGTGGGCATGGTTCTGGCTACGCTTTCACTCTTCGCAGGTATGAACCAGTCTCTTGAATATGCGGAGTTCGAGTGGCCCATCGACATTGCGATAGTTATCCTCTGGGTTCTTTTCGCAATTAACGTGCTCGGCAACGTTTTCACCAGAAAAGAGAAAAACATGTATGTATCCCTGTGGTACATCATTGCGACAATCATTACGGTCGCCATTCTCTACATAGTGAACAACCTTGCAATTCCCGCAACACTTACAAAGTCTTATCACCTTTTCGCAGGCGTAAACAGTGCGAACGTTGAGTGGTGGTACGGACACAACGCCGTGGGCTTCCTTTTCACAACGCCCATTCTGGCAATGTTCTACTACTTCCTCCCCAAATCAACCGGGCTGCCCATATACAGCCACAGACTGTCCATCATCTCCTTCTGGTCTTTGATATTCGCTTATCTCTGGACAGGCGCACACCACCTTGTTTACACTCCCCTGCCCGACTGGATTCAGACGCTGGGCATCGCCTTCACTCTGTTCCTCATCGCTCCGTCGTGGGGTTCCGTTGTGAACGGCTATTTCACAGTGGACAGAGACTGGTCTAAGATGAGAACTCAGTATCTTACAAAGTTCTTCATCGTGGGTATAACGTTCTATGGTCTTCAGACCATTCAGGGTCCCTCTCAGGGTATCAGGGTTATCAGCTCGCTGATCCACTATACAGACTGGGTTCCCGGACACGTTCACATGGGTACTATGGGCTGGGTAACAATGGTTATCTGCGCATCAGTGTACTACATGATCCCCGCTATGTATAAAACCGAGATCTACAGCGAAAAACTGGCAAACATCCACTTCTGGATCGTTCTTGTCGGTCAGCTTATGTTCTCTATAACAATGTGGATCACAGGTATTCAGCAGGGTGCTATGTGGAAGATGACAGCCGCAGACGGCTCTCTTCAGTACACCTTTATGGAAACCCTCGTCCGCAACTACCCCTACTGGCAGATGAGAACCGTTGCCGGTGTGATATTCGTTGTGGGTATGCTGTTCTTCGTTTATAACGTACTCATGACAATCAAAAAAGGCAACGACCTTGCCAAACAGGCAGCGTAG
- a CDS encoding cysteine-rich small domain-containing protein, giving the protein MSYKHFTNDKCEYFPCHRLEGQNCLFCYCPLYFFKDCGGDAKWRGNVKDCSDCVKNHDENSYQFIMDRLAKAFGNLKESGDMLLLDRNSQ; this is encoded by the coding sequence TTGAGTTATAAGCATTTTACCAACGACAAGTGCGAATATTTCCCCTGCCATCGTTTAGAAGGACAAAACTGCCTCTTCTGCTACTGCCCTCTCTATTTTTTCAAAGACTGCGGCGGCGATGCGAAATGGCGGGGAAATGTCAAAGATTGCTCCGACTGCGTGAAAAATCATGATGAGAACAGTTATCAATTCATCATGGACAGACTCGCAAAAGCCTTTGGGAATCTGAAAGAATCCGGCGACATGCTCCTGCTTGATAGAAATTCCCAATAG
- a CDS encoding CBS domain-containing protein, whose amino-acid sequence MKRIAVTHKMPDFDAIASAYAAYRLYDLDAIVTATSYDTAVNEYVSTLETPLPIVRMKEKDIENIDSLDLLVVTDCKLANRLEPLDVLLPKAKKTIVFDHHPAHGQDIEADEIYVEEIGSCSAVLVHKMKAAGLTLSPEEATLIMTGIYEDTGMLTFGSTTVKDMEAAAWLLSFGANLHEVSDYVKRELSRDHVFILNELLTNMHTLTIGSVRVGVSNASNDKYIDDIAHLAHKIMDIETLDALFILVRTGDRIVLVGRSRTDDVDAAEIAASFGGGGHYTAASAVIKDQMLHECVAKLEMILSESVKPAKTARDIMTSPVKTLEADVTFASAIDIFMKHNLNIMPVVQGAVPVGIVSRRDILQGLKHGLNNEPVSSIMQVEFMRIPPDMPYYTIEETMLAGSYKMVMVTEDEKLLGVITRTDLLRLIHDEIAKMPKFSDGRLMKAENNRNKNITGMIENILPERVFKTLLDVGAMADELGFKCYLVGGVVRDILLRKTNEDIDIVVEGSAPEFAKSFADRHGARAAVHAKFKTAVVIFPDGFRVDFATSRTEYYHFPASAPMVEDASIKNDLFRRDFSINAMAVKLNKREFGTLLDFFGGQRDLQDKKIRVLHSLSFVDDPSRALRAVRFAVRFDFMIGPHTDRLFRHAVNLDLFERVQGQRMFLELKYILSEKNYKKALRMMRKYDLLKFFHKDLRLDERKEAQFDSLEMILDWYRFQFDEEPELYIARMAVLFSDLEKSAVKDILERFQLDEHKTLEHSECFKQVKDSLAWLKRSKKMPNSVFTRHMSRMATPCALAVSALVGEIFEKQVKDYFSVYRYVKPDIGGNDLLAMKIEPKTEYSNLLSAVKDAKIDGKCTDRESQLRFVAELALKNGEK is encoded by the coding sequence ATGAAGAGGATAGCAGTCACACATAAAATGCCTGATTTCGATGCAATAGCAAGCGCATATGCCGCCTACAGGCTGTATGACCTTGATGCCATTGTCACAGCAACTTCATATGACACAGCGGTCAACGAATACGTTTCCACCCTTGAAACACCTTTGCCTATAGTAAGAATGAAGGAGAAGGATATCGAAAATATAGACTCCCTCGACCTTCTGGTGGTGACGGACTGCAAACTGGCAAACAGGCTTGAGCCTCTGGATGTGCTTCTTCCCAAAGCTAAAAAGACCATAGTGTTCGATCATCATCCCGCCCACGGACAGGATATCGAGGCGGACGAGATATATGTTGAGGAGATAGGCTCCTGTTCCGCTGTTCTTGTGCACAAAATGAAGGCGGCGGGGCTGACCCTTTCCCCCGAGGAAGCCACACTCATAATGACAGGAATTTATGAGGACACCGGAATGCTCACCTTCGGCAGTACGACAGTAAAGGATATGGAGGCTGCCGCATGGCTGCTTTCGTTCGGGGCGAATCTGCACGAGGTCAGCGATTACGTTAAGCGGGAACTGAGCCGTGACCATGTTTTTATCCTGAACGAGCTTCTGACCAATATGCATACGCTGACCATCGGTTCGGTGCGTGTTGGTGTTTCAAATGCAAGTAACGACAAATATATAGATGATATAGCTCATCTTGCGCATAAGATAATGGATATAGAGACTCTGGATGCGCTTTTCATTCTGGTGCGCACAGGCGACCGCATTGTTCTGGTGGGCAGAAGCCGCACGGACGATGTTGATGCGGCGGAGATTGCGGCATCTTTCGGCGGCGGCGGGCACTACACAGCGGCCAGTGCCGTCATAAAAGATCAGATGCTCCACGAGTGCGTAGCAAAGCTTGAGATGATCCTTTCCGAATCGGTTAAGCCTGCGAAAACAGCCAGAGACATAATGACATCACCCGTCAAAACCCTTGAAGCTGATGTAACCTTTGCCAGCGCAATAGATATCTTCATGAAGCATAACCTGAACATAATGCCGGTGGTGCAGGGTGCAGTTCCTGTGGGTATAGTGTCCAGAAGGGATATTTTGCAGGGGCTTAAGCACGGGCTGAACAACGAACCCGTGAGCTCCATCATGCAGGTTGAGTTCATGCGGATTCCTCCGGATATGCCTTATTACACCATCGAGGAGACCATGCTTGCGGGCAGTTATAAGATGGTGATGGTGACAGAGGATGAAAAACTTCTGGGTGTCATAACCCGTACCGACCTTCTGCGCCTTATTCATGATGAAATTGCCAAAATGCCGAAATTCAGCGACGGCAGACTTATGAAGGCGGAGAACAACAGGAACAAGAACATAACCGGAATGATAGAGAACATTCTGCCTGAGCGGGTTTTCAAAACCCTGCTGGACGTTGGCGCAATGGCCGATGAGCTTGGCTTCAAGTGCTATCTGGTGGGCGGAGTTGTTCGTGATATATTGCTCAGAAAAACCAATGAGGACATAGATATAGTCGTTGAGGGCAGTGCGCCTGAGTTTGCTAAATCCTTTGCCGACAGGCACGGGGCGAGGGCGGCAGTACATGCCAAATTCAAGACGGCGGTTGTCATCTTTCCCGACGGTTTCAGGGTGGATTTTGCCACCAGCCGCACGGAATATTACCATTTTCCGGCATCAGCGCCGATGGTTGAGGATGCTTCCATCAAAAACGACCTTTTCCGCAGGGATTTTTCCATAAACGCCATGGCCGTTAAGCTGAATAAGCGGGAGTTCGGCACACTTCTGGACTTTTTCGGCGGCCAGAGGGACTTGCAGGATAAAAAAATAAGGGTTCTGCACTCTTTAAGCTTTGTTGACGATCCTTCAAGGGCTTTGAGGGCTGTTCGTTTTGCCGTGCGGTTCGATTTCATGATAGGCCCCCACACCGACAGGCTTTTCAGACACGCTGTGAACCTTGACCTTTTCGAAAGGGTTCAGGGACAGCGGATGTTCTTAGAATTAAAGTACATTCTCAGTGAGAAGAACTATAAAAAAGCTCTGAGGATGATGCGCAAATATGACCTGCTGAAATTCTTTCATAAGGATCTGCGGCTGGACGAGCGCAAAGAGGCTCAGTTTGACAGTCTGGAGATGATTCTGGATTGGTACAGGTTCCAGTTTGACGAGGAGCCGGAACTTTATATCGCCAGAATGGCGGTTCTGTTCAGCGATCTGGAAAAATCGGCAGTGAAGGATATTCTTGAACGTTTTCAGCTGGATGAGCACAAGACACTTGAGCATTCGGAATGCTTTAAACAGGTGAAAGATTCTCTGGCATGGCTGAAACGGTCTAAAAAAATGCCTAATTCAGTCTTCACAAGACACATGAGCAGAATGGCCACGCCCTGTGCGCTGGCGGTTTCCGCACTGGTGGGCGAGATTTTTGAAAAGCAGGTAAAAGATTACTTCTCGGTTTACAGGTACGTTAAGCCGGATATCGGCGGAAACGACCTGCTTGCCATGAAAATTGAACCGAAAACTGAGTATTCTAACCTGCTTTCGGCTGTTAAGGATGCGAAAATAGACGGAAAATGCACTGACAGAGAGAGTCAGCTCCGGTTTGTTGCGGAACTGGCACTAAAAAACGGTGAAAAATGA
- a CDS encoding DNA alkylation repair protein — MTKDEILTLLKEKSSEETKEAMAKAGVNVTNAYGVPLAAIKELSKALRKNHTLALELWETEVHEARILATFIADKNQMDDDLLEKWVMQINSWDLCDNFCTNLAYKTATGKMKAYEWAVQNETYVKRAGFALIANFAAKDETLTDAEIDSFCTLILNECDDSRNYVRKAVSWALRNIGKRDEDNLKRAVKVAKVMRDSGSKSAKSTATEVLNEVNSKENKDKFKKKRY; from the coding sequence ATGACAAAAGACGAAATACTTACCCTGCTCAAAGAAAAAAGCTCTGAAGAGACCAAAGAGGCGATGGCTAAGGCCGGAGTGAACGTTACCAACGCATACGGAGTTCCACTCGCCGCTATAAAAGAGCTGAGCAAGGCACTTAGAAAGAACCACACACTTGCTCTTGAGCTTTGGGAAACAGAAGTGCACGAGGCAAGGATACTTGCAACTTTCATAGCCGACAAAAACCAGATGGACGACGACCTGCTCGAAAAATGGGTCATGCAGATAAACTCATGGGATCTCTGCGACAACTTCTGCACAAATCTGGCATACAAGACAGCCACAGGCAAAATGAAGGCCTATGAGTGGGCTGTTCAGAACGAGACATATGTTAAAAGAGCCGGATTTGCACTTATTGCAAATTTTGCGGCGAAAGACGAGACCCTCACCGATGCGGAGATCGACAGTTTTTGTACACTTATCCTTAACGAATGCGACGACAGCAGAAACTATGTACGCAAAGCGGTAAGCTGGGCGCTGCGCAATATCGGTAAACGTGATGAGGACAACCTCAAGCGAGCTGTCAAGGTTGCAAAGGTTATGCGTGACTCCGGCTCAAAAAGTGCAAAATCAACCGCAACCGAGGTTCTGAACGAAGTAAACAGTAAAGAGAATAAAGACAAATTTAAAAAGAAAAGATATTAA
- a CDS encoding thioredoxin domain-containing protein, which produces MQNELSKQKSLYLKQHENNPVLWQAYSPEVFEKARQLNMPIFISIGYSSCHWCHVMAHETFENEVAAEILNKYFICIKIDREEFPGVDKRYQFYLHATGKRGGWPLSIFALPDGRPFFGGTYFPPKPRHGIPAFSEIVVQLGKLYRETPQEAEKFANNFDAFMQKFSSYDKRMDDLELFDFHTASEDFSKMFDTEFGGLGKDAKFPNTPVMNAMLEYYDTDLFVRDFLNLTADKLCTSGIYDHVNGGFFRYAVDRQWTVPHFEKMLYDNAQNSLFLLDMYERTDNMLYFRIAEKTIDFILNEFSTEFGLISAMDADSLSDNGKLIEGYYYLFTSGSTEQVDSRITLHEGVININDADYEGYIRLEQYFERLRETNTREKPQKDTKVILSQNMLFCKALLKMFEVSGREYYLEQATALLGKLRHFHMEDDNLFRIGYHGDIMSHVTLEDYAQTVDTLLTFLSITKERAFLAEAVKLIRRANELFVNDGLLYLDTDRTVVDTFDDSMPSPIAVFIDILLNYKELIDEDIDSRLFDFAADRLIKYASGHPTLFLTFKRYMNK; this is translated from the coding sequence ATGCAGAACGAACTCTCCAAACAGAAGAGCCTCTACCTGAAACAGCACGAAAATAACCCTGTGCTGTGGCAGGCATACTCACCCGAGGTCTTTGAAAAAGCCAGACAGCTTAATATGCCCATATTCATAAGCATCGGCTATTCTTCCTGCCACTGGTGCCACGTTATGGCACACGAAACCTTCGAAAACGAAGTTGCGGCGGAGATACTCAATAAATATTTCATATGCATAAAGATAGACCGTGAGGAATTTCCAGGTGTGGACAAAAGATATCAGTTCTACCTCCATGCCACAGGTAAAAGGGGCGGCTGGCCGCTGTCAATCTTTGCCCTGCCGGACGGAAGACCCTTTTTCGGCGGAACCTATTTCCCCCCCAAGCCCCGCCACGGAATCCCCGCATTCAGCGAGATAGTGGTTCAACTGGGCAAGCTCTACAGGGAAACACCGCAAGAGGCGGAAAAATTCGCCAATAATTTCGATGCTTTCATGCAGAAATTCAGCTCCTATGACAAACGTATGGACGATCTTGAACTGTTCGATTTCCATACTGCGTCAGAGGATTTTTCAAAAATGTTCGACACGGAGTTCGGCGGACTGGGAAAAGATGCCAAGTTCCCCAACACTCCCGTTATGAACGCCATGCTCGAATATTATGACACTGACCTTTTCGTCCGTGATTTTCTTAATCTGACGGCTGACAAGCTCTGCACGTCTGGCATTTACGACCATGTTAACGGCGGATTTTTCAGATATGCCGTGGACAGGCAATGGACAGTGCCCCACTTCGAAAAAATGCTTTACGACAACGCCCAGAACTCGCTTTTTCTTCTGGATATGTACGAACGTACGGACAATATGCTCTATTTCCGCATAGCAGAGAAGACAATAGATTTCATACTAAATGAGTTCAGCACCGAGTTCGGGCTGATATCCGCAATGGATGCCGACAGCCTTTCGGACAACGGTAAACTCATTGAAGGGTATTATTATCTCTTCACCTCCGGAAGCACTGAGCAGGTTGACAGCAGAATCACCCTTCACGAAGGCGTTATTAATATTAATGACGCAGATTATGAGGGATACATCCGTCTGGAGCAGTATTTTGAGCGGCTGAGAGAGACAAACACCCGTGAAAAGCCTCAGAAGGACACCAAGGTAATACTTTCACAGAACATGCTTTTCTGTAAGGCACTGCTTAAAATGTTCGAGGTTTCCGGCAGGGAGTATTATCTGGAGCAGGCCACAGCACTGCTGGGCAAACTGCGCCATTTCCACATGGAGGACGATAACCTCTTCCGCATAGGCTACCACGGCGACATAATGAGCCATGTCACCCTTGAAGACTATGCCCAAACCGTAGACACTCTGCTGACATTCCTCAGCATCACAAAGGAGAGAGCCTTCCTTGCAGAGGCCGTGAAACTTATCCGAAGGGCAAACGAGCTTTTCGTGAACGACGGTCTGCTCTATTTGGATACAGACAGAACCGTTGTTGACACATTCGACGATTCAATGCCCAGCCCAATAGCGGTTTTCATAGATATACTGCTGAACTACAAAGAACTTATCGACGAAGATATCGACAGCAGACTGTTCGATTTTGCCGCCGACAGACTCATAAAATATGCAAGCGGTCACCCGACCCTGTTTCTTACATTCAAGAGGTACATGAATAAATGA
- a CDS encoding NADP-dependent malic enzyme gives MKNRKAITKEEALDYHKFPRCGKIEVVPTKACYTQRDLSLAYTPGVAQPCLEIEANPELVYEYTSKGNLVAVVSNGTAVLGLGDIGAAAGKPVMEGKGVLFKRFADVDVFDIELNTKNPDDVIKACELMEPTFGGINLEDIKAPDCFYIEETLKERLNIPVFHDDQHGTAIIAVAALINALEIVGKKIEEVVIVVNGAGAAGIAIGKLMLLIGAKLENIYMCDTKGIIYRGRTEGMNKYKEEFALVTEKRTLEEAMDGADIFLGLSQKDAVSKAMVKAMARNPIIMAMANPDPEITPEEVAEVRGDAIMATGRSDYANQVNNVLGFPFIFRGALDVRAKAINEEMKLAAVHALAQLARQEVPESVCKAYGVDRIEFGPEYIIPKPFDPRVLTWVAPAVAKAAIDTGVAQKTIPNFDKYKDYLESRLSFAKEFTRQIISVARQKPKRLVLPEGKHEKVLRAAQKMVEEGIAKPILLGEEDVIREMAERHNIDISECEIINPAISPTRDKYAKILHEMRQRKGMTLDEAQRRLVRISDYYAAMMVYCGDADCLLNGYSRNYPDAIKPLLEIMPMQEGYTSPSGAYFMVFKDRIVLCADTTVNIDPDAEVLAQIAMQSADTCAKFEIEPKVAMISFTNFGSVKLPRTTKIVEAIKKVKDKYPKLIIDGDMQADTALYRPIAEEAFPFSDIKGDASVLVFPNLEAGNSAYKLLWRLGGGIAIGPILQGFQSSVHVLQRGSDVNEIVNLGAIAVVDAIEKAKQKHK, from the coding sequence ATGAAGAACAGAAAAGCGATAACAAAAGAAGAAGCGCTTGACTATCATAAGTTTCCGAGATGCGGAAAGATAGAGGTAGTTCCTACTAAAGCGTGTTACACCCAGAGAGACCTCTCTCTCGCCTACACCCCCGGGGTTGCTCAGCCCTGTCTTGAAATCGAAGCTAATCCTGAACTGGTTTATGAATATACATCTAAAGGTAATCTGGTGGCTGTGGTTTCAAACGGAACAGCTGTTCTGGGTCTCGGCGACATCGGCGCTGCGGCGGGAAAACCCGTTATGGAAGGAAAAGGCGTTCTTTTCAAAAGATTTGCAGATGTTGATGTTTTCGACATTGAGCTTAACACCAAAAACCCTGACGACGTCATAAAAGCATGCGAGCTGATGGAGCCCACATTCGGCGGAATCAACCTTGAGGACATCAAAGCTCCCGACTGTTTTTATATCGAAGAGACTCTGAAAGAGAGACTCAACATTCCCGTTTTTCATGACGACCAGCACGGAACGGCCATCATCGCCGTTGCGGCACTCATAAACGCCCTTGAAATAGTCGGCAAGAAGATTGAAGAGGTTGTCATCGTTGTTAACGGTGCCGGCGCAGCAGGTATCGCCATCGGCAAGCTGATGCTCCTTATCGGTGCAAAACTTGAAAACATCTATATGTGCGACACGAAAGGTATCATCTACAGAGGCCGCACTGAGGGCATGAACAAATATAAAGAGGAGTTCGCACTCGTCACCGAGAAAAGAACCCTTGAAGAGGCCATGGACGGAGCGGATATCTTCCTCGGTCTTTCCCAGAAGGATGCCGTTTCAAAAGCAATGGTAAAGGCTATGGCCAGAAACCCCATCATCATGGCTATGGCTAACCCCGATCCGGAGATCACTCCCGAAGAGGTTGCTGAGGTCAGAGGCGATGCCATCATGGCAACAGGCCGCTCAGACTATGCGAATCAGGTTAACAACGTTCTCGGCTTCCCCTTCATCTTCCGCGGCGCACTGGACGTTCGTGCCAAAGCGATCAACGAAGAGATGAAGCTCGCCGCCGTTCACGCACTGGCTCAACTGGCCAGACAGGAAGTTCCGGAATCGGTCTGCAAGGCATACGGCGTTGACAGAATCGAGTTCGGCCCCGAATATATCATCCCCAAACCCTTTGACCCCAGAGTGCTTACATGGGTAGCACCCGCTGTTGCAAAGGCCGCCATCGACACCGGCGTGGCTCAGAAAACTATTCCCAACTTTGATAAATATAAGGATTATCTGGAATCAAGACTCTCCTTCGCAAAAGAGTTCACCAGACAGATCATCAGCGTTGCCAGACAGAAACCGAAAAGACTGGTTCTGCCCGAAGGTAAACATGAGAAAGTTCTTCGTGCCGCTCAGAAAATGGTGGAGGAAGGAATCGCAAAACCCATCCTGCTGGGCGAAGAGGATGTTATCAGAGAAATGGCGGAACGCCACAACATCGATATCTCCGAATGCGAGATCATCAACCCCGCAATATCTCCCACAAGGGACAAATATGCGAAGATCCTCCACGAGATGAGACAGAGAAAAGGAATGACACTGGACGAAGCTCAGAGACGTCTGGTGCGCATCAGCGATTATTATGCGGCAATGATGGTCTACTGCGGCGATGCGGACTGTCTGCTTAACGGATATTCACGCAACTATCCCGATGCAATCAAGCCCCTGCTTGAGATAATGCCCATGCAGGAAGGCTACACCAGCCCCTCAGGCGCATATTTCATGGTGTTCAAGGACAGAATAGTTCTCTGTGCAGACACCACGGTCAACATTGATCCCGATGCGGAAGTTCTGGCTCAGATAGCCATGCAGTCTGCGGACACATGCGCCAAGTTCGAGATCGAGCCTAAAGTTGCCATGATCTCCTTCACAAACTTCGGCTCTGTGAAACTGCCCAGAACAACAAAAATTGTCGAGGCTATCAAAAAGGTTAAAGACAAGTATCCTAAACTGATAATCGACGGCGACATGCAGGCCGACACAGCACTCTACAGACCCATTGCGGAAGAGGCTTTCCCCTTCTCCGACATCAAGGGCGATGCATCAGTGCTTGTGTTCCCCAACCTTGAAGCGGGCAACAGTGCATACAAACTTCTCTGGAGACTCGGCGGCGGAATCGCAATAGGCCCCATCCTTCAGGGATTCCAGAGCTCTGTTCATGTCCTTCAGAGGGGCAGCGACGTTAACGAGATAGTCAACCTCGGCGCAATCGCAGTTGTTGACGCAATTGAAAAGGCGAAACAGAAGCACAAATAA
- the xerA gene encoding site-specific tyrosine recombinase/integron integrase: MDNGKLIFNFKAWMKHEQGLSDNTVAAYESDISIYADFTQKLLSDCSAQELIAFMTRMRKEGYSIETVLRRLSGISAFYDFLIQERIIKTNPCGFISKPSKWDKLPVFLNFDEIDMLLDAPDVNTGLGFRDRVIFETLYSTGMRISELTGLKVAELDMNREIMRVTGKGGKQRFVPMYSSLAEKMRAYLGVRRDYFVKDRDEGWLFLSKNGKQLDRELVFMLVKKYAAKAGIQKNISPHTLRHSFATHLLTNGADLRTIQIFLGHSDLSTTERYTHVTDDKTRNVLLNCHPRFRK, from the coding sequence TTGGATAACGGAAAACTGATCTTTAATTTCAAAGCATGGATGAAGCACGAACAGGGACTCTCGGACAACACCGTTGCCGCCTATGAATCCGACATATCCATTTATGCCGACTTCACTCAGAAATTGCTCTCCGACTGCTCTGCACAGGAGCTGATAGCCTTTATGACCCGCATGCGCAAAGAGGGGTACAGTATTGAAACTGTTCTCCGCAGGCTTTCGGGCATATCGGCATTCTATGATTTTCTCATTCAGGAACGGATAATCAAAACCAATCCGTGCGGGTTCATTTCCAAACCGTCAAAGTGGGATAAGCTTCCGGTGTTTCTTAATTTTGACGAAATAGACATGCTGCTGGACGCTCCGGATGTCAATACCGGCCTCGGATTCAGGGACAGAGTGATATTCGAGACTCTATATTCAACGGGAATGAGGATAAGCGAGCTGACGGGACTGAAGGTTGCCGAACTGGACATGAACCGTGAAATTATGCGGGTCACAGGGAAGGGCGGTAAGCAGCGTTTTGTGCCTATGTACAGCTCTCTGGCAGAGAAAATGAGGGCTTATCTGGGAGTGAGAAGAGATTATTTTGTTAAAGACAGGGATGAGGGCTGGCTTTTTCTCAGTAAAAACGGTAAACAATTGGACAGGGAGCTGGTTTTTATGCTTGTAAAGAAATATGCCGCTAAGGCCGGAATACAGAAGAACATTTCGCCGCACACACTGCGCCATTCGTTTGCCACTCATCTGCTGACAAACGGTGCGGATCTGCGCACCATACAGATTTTCCTTGGCCACTCAGATCTTTCCACAACCGAGCGTTACACCCATGTCACCGATGACAAGACCAGAAACGTGCTCCTTAACTGCCATCCGAGATTCCGCAAATGA